The following proteins are encoded in a genomic region of Cryptomeria japonica chromosome 11, Sugi_1.0, whole genome shotgun sequence:
- the LOC131037672 gene encoding UPF0481 protein At3g47200-like: MTDIIIFENQIPLWVLKDLLRFQMGSAEAAKQKVENLMSMLLWRATRHEVFMWKTRISYNMYCKKHVLEVVYRSMVGTDVEELLDSQPSSPNRMQICLEKCFGSMKAICRRWSNLCLFDSSSNKSPGNAVDMVYLKLPTAMELVRGGVMIQPVLFEDIKRAVSQDPTRSMDYCSAIRWIRFDEKTSTLYLPHFRVTSQLHILMGSFVAMEVGVGGYGTKPMTQFAFLMEELIDNEEDVALLRNADVLHNFLGSNKQVADLFILAKGITHVQGCKAIDGVRKGLHMYTRRKYKKLWSEFVTAYFSNPWLLPGSMAAVLLILMTVVQDFCLFFTCDRYSSSS; this comes from the coding sequence ATGACTGATATAATTATATTTGAAAACCAAATACCTTTGTGGGTTTTGAAGGATCTCCTTCGATTTCAGATGGGTTCTGCAGAAGCCGCAAAACAAAAAGTAGAAAACTTAATGAGCATGCTGCTTTGGCGTGCAACCCGACATGAAGTTTTCATGTGGAAAACTAGAATTTCTTACAACATGTATTGTAAGAAACATGTCCTCGAAGTAGTCTACCGCTCCATGGTGGGCACGGATGTCGAGGAACTGCTAGACTCACAGCCTTCTTCTCCCAATCGCATGCAGATCTGCTTGGAGAAATGCTTTGGTTCAATGAAAGCCATTTGTAGACGTTGGTCTAATCTTTGTTTGTTCGATTCCTCCTCAAATAAGAGCCCTGGCAACGCGGTCGATATGGTTTATCTGAAGCTCCCAACAGCAATGGAACTCGTGCGCGGAGGGGTGATGATCCAGCCAGTTCTCTTTGAAGATATAAAAAGGGCAGTCTCGCAAGATCCAACAAGATCAATGGATTATTGTTCAGCCATTCGATGGATAAGATTTGATGAGAAAACATCAACGTTGTACTTACCACACTTCAGGGTCACGTCGCAGTTACATATATTGATGGGAAGCTTTGTTGCCATGGAAGTTGGCGTTGGAGGGTATGGTACGAAACCAATGACTCAGTTTGCGTTCCTTATGGAAGAGCTGATAGACAACGAGGAGGATGTTGCATTGCTCAGAAACGCAGATGTGCTTCACAATTTCCTTGGCAGCAACAAACAAGTGGCGGACCTTTTCATTCTGGCtaaaggaattacccatgtccagGGCTGCAAAGCAATTGATGGCGTCAGAAAAGGATTGCATATGTATACAAGAAGAAAGTACAAGAAACTCTGGAGTGAGTTCGTAACCGCTTATTTTTCCAATCCATGGCTGCTTCCTGGATCCATGGCTGCCGTGCTGCTAATTCTGATGACAGTGGTACAAGATTTCTGTCTTTTTTTCACTTGTGACCGctattcctcttcctcttga